A DNA window from Agarivorans sp. TSD2052 contains the following coding sequences:
- the rpsF gene encoding 30S ribosomal protein S6, protein MRHYEIVFMVHPDQSEQVPGMIERYSAVINDNGGNIHRLEDWGRRQLAYPIEKLHKAHYVLLNIEASAEVVDELETAFRFNDAVIRNMIMRTKSAVTEMSAIAKARDERPARRDDERPARREEAETATEEAPAVEAKEESASEE, encoded by the coding sequence ATGCGTCATTACGAAATCGTATTCATGGTCCACCCAGACCAGAGCGAACAAGTTCCAGGTATGATCGAACGTTATTCTGCAGTTATCAATGATAACGGCGGAAACATCCATCGCTTGGAAGATTGGGGCCGCCGTCAATTGGCTTACCCAATTGAGAAGCTGCATAAAGCACACTATGTTCTTTTGAACATTGAAGCCAGCGCAGAAGTTGTCGATGAATTGGAAACTGCTTTCCGTTTCAACGATGCTGTTATCCGCAACATGATCATGCGCACTAAGTCTGCTGTTACAGAGATGTCTGCAATTGCTAAAGCTAGAGATGAGCGTCCAGCTCGTCGTGATGATGAGCGTCCAGCTCGTCGTGAAGAAGCTGAAACAGCAACTGAAGAAGCTCCAGCAGTAGAAGCTAAAGAAGAGTCAGCTAGCGAAGAATAA
- the dnaB gene encoding replicative DNA helicase, producing MAATAPPRKYKEKDKKPRDSQVDQLKTPPHSLEAEQAVLGGLMLDNNAWDNVAEQVVEQDFYQRAHQFTFAAMTRLAEAGQPIDLVTVSEELERQEQLEDIGGFAYLGEIAKNTPSAANIRAYAEIVRERAVTRELIAVANEIADSCYEPAGRKSSDLLDFAESKVFKIAESRANANEGPKEVKGLLAATIDKIEELYKSPNDGVTGVSTGFADLDKKTAGLQGSDLIIVAARPSMGKTTFAMNLCEYAAMTQDKPALIFSLEMPSEQIMMRMLASLGRIDQTKIRTGALDDDDWARLSSTMGLMAEKSKMYVDDSSGLTPTEVRSRARRVAREEGGLSMIMIDYLQLMQVPGLSDNRTLEIAEISRSLKSLAKELNVPVVALSQLNRGLEQRADKRPINSDLRESGSIEQDADLIMFIYRDEVYHEDSANKGMAEIIIGKQRNGPIGRIALTFQGQFSRFDNWAGEFYDDE from the coding sequence ATGGCAGCCACAGCGCCCCCTCGTAAATATAAAGAGAAAGACAAGAAGCCTAGAGACTCTCAGGTAGATCAGCTGAAAACACCTCCTCACTCCCTTGAAGCGGAGCAGGCGGTACTAGGCGGTCTGATGCTGGACAACAATGCTTGGGATAACGTCGCCGAGCAAGTGGTTGAGCAGGACTTCTATCAGCGCGCTCATCAATTTACGTTTGCTGCTATGACTCGCCTTGCAGAGGCTGGCCAACCGATCGATTTGGTGACCGTTTCAGAAGAGTTAGAGCGACAAGAGCAATTAGAAGATATCGGTGGTTTTGCTTACTTAGGTGAAATTGCCAAAAATACACCGAGTGCGGCGAACATTCGAGCCTACGCCGAAATTGTGCGAGAGCGAGCGGTGACCCGGGAATTGATTGCGGTAGCCAATGAAATTGCTGACAGTTGTTATGAGCCGGCAGGCCGTAAGAGCAGTGATTTATTAGATTTTGCCGAGAGCAAGGTGTTTAAAATTGCTGAGTCGCGGGCTAACGCCAACGAAGGCCCAAAAGAAGTGAAGGGTCTATTAGCAGCAACCATTGATAAAATTGAAGAACTATATAAATCGCCGAACGACGGTGTAACTGGTGTCTCGACTGGTTTTGCTGATTTAGACAAGAAAACAGCAGGCTTGCAAGGCTCCGACCTAATTATTGTTGCTGCCCGTCCATCGATGGGTAAAACTACCTTTGCGATGAACTTATGTGAATACGCAGCAATGACCCAAGATAAACCCGCTCTGATTTTTAGTTTGGAGATGCCCTCTGAGCAAATCATGATGCGGATGTTGGCCTCGCTTGGGCGAATTGACCAAACTAAAATCAGAACCGGCGCCCTAGATGATGACGATTGGGCAAGATTATCTTCTACTATGGGTCTTATGGCCGAAAAATCTAAGATGTATGTGGACGACTCCTCTGGCTTAACCCCCACCGAAGTTCGCTCTCGCGCCCGTCGTGTGGCGCGAGAAGAAGGCGGGCTTAGCATGATCATGATTGACTACTTGCAACTGATGCAAGTGCCGGGTCTTAGCGACAACCGAACCTTAGAAATTGCCGAAATTTCTCGCTCGTTAAAATCTTTAGCAAAAGAGCTAAACGTGCCGGTAGTCGCTCTTTCACAGCTTAACCGTGGTTTGGAGCAGCGGGCAGATAAACGCCCAATTAACTCAGATTTGCGTGAATCAGGCTCAATTGAGCAGGATGCCGATCTCATTATGTTTATTTATCGTGATGAGGTATACCACGAAGACTCCGCGAATAAAGGCATGGCAGAGATTATTATCGGTAAGCAGCGGAATGGTCCTATTGGTAGAATTGCACTGACCTTCCAAGGCCAGTTCTCTCGCTTTGATAACTGGGCGGGTGAATTTTACGATGACGAATAA
- a CDS encoding alkaline phosphatase D family protein, giving the protein MNQSELALVLAGPILRRVSQHQVGIWLATSQAVSLSIRFCPEDQAAIELNPEQIDDSVHTLKAGENIYYHLLDITLALALPLETWIAYDLRLQVDGKREWLCWQDWAPNLVYPAYSLPGFRVPGRVKNLLHGSCRKPHHNSSDGLVSADAWLAKTPPQEWPSLLMMSGDQIYADDVATPMLLAIHQLIKRLGFSIESFSDAVINDSQQLHNDEPYYLQRQHLLPRDSNQEGAYKALFSGVKKPIFTSDNANNHLISLAEVLAMYLLVWSPSVWQNIDLSPPEDLLSEHRDNYLKQQQVIAKFSKGLAKVQRLMAHLPCAMMFDDHDVTDDWNLTAAWEQSAYGHAFSKRIIGNALCGYFICQGWGNAPENFSAELLAQVQASLAKPGEDAHLAIIDDFLSFPHWHYHWDTQPSLIVLDTRTHRWRSERNLASPSGLMDWESLTNLQQQLLGQEAVIMVSPAPVFGVKLIEVIQRIFTWFGKPLLVDAENWMAHPGSANALLNLFRHPKTPNHFVILSGDVHYSFAYRVEFRGRHRGPDIWQITSSGIKNEFPAKLLDVFDRLNRYLYSPRSPLNWFTKRRRMKIIPHRPQGAARGERLLNAAGIGLLRLNADGSPSEVLQLVEEGKVIAFELEEQAARWE; this is encoded by the coding sequence ATGAATCAATCCGAATTAGCTTTAGTATTAGCAGGGCCTATTTTACGTCGCGTATCTCAACATCAAGTGGGTATTTGGTTGGCTACCTCGCAAGCCGTTTCGTTGAGTATTCGCTTTTGCCCTGAAGACCAAGCTGCGATTGAGCTTAATCCGGAGCAGATAGATGACTCAGTGCACACGCTCAAAGCAGGCGAAAACATTTACTATCACTTGTTAGACATAACACTGGCGCTGGCCTTACCCTTAGAAACATGGATTGCTTACGATTTACGGTTACAGGTAGATGGCAAGCGAGAATGGCTTTGTTGGCAAGACTGGGCGCCAAATTTGGTGTATCCAGCATATTCATTGCCTGGTTTTAGGGTACCGGGTAGGGTCAAAAACTTACTGCATGGTTCTTGTCGTAAGCCCCACCATAATAGCAGTGATGGTTTGGTGAGCGCTGATGCATGGTTGGCTAAAACACCACCACAAGAGTGGCCTAGTTTGCTAATGATGAGCGGTGACCAAATTTATGCTGATGATGTAGCTACGCCGATGTTGCTGGCGATTCACCAGTTGATTAAACGTTTGGGCTTTAGCATTGAGAGTTTCAGTGATGCCGTTATTAATGATAGCCAGCAACTGCACAATGATGAGCCATACTATTTACAACGACAACACTTGTTACCGCGCGACTCGAATCAAGAGGGGGCCTATAAGGCTCTGTTTTCAGGGGTGAAAAAGCCTATATTTACCTCTGATAATGCTAATAATCATTTGATCTCTTTGGCAGAAGTCTTAGCCATGTATTTGTTAGTGTGGTCGCCCAGTGTATGGCAAAACATAGATTTAAGCCCGCCCGAAGATTTGTTGTCAGAACATCGAGATAACTACCTTAAACAGCAGCAAGTTATCGCGAAGTTTTCAAAGGGACTCGCTAAGGTGCAGCGGCTAATGGCGCATTTACCTTGCGCCATGATGTTTGACGACCATGATGTGACCGATGATTGGAATTTGACGGCCGCTTGGGAGCAAAGCGCCTATGGTCATGCCTTTTCTAAGCGGATTATTGGTAACGCTTTATGTGGATACTTCATTTGCCAAGGTTGGGGGAATGCGCCAGAAAACTTCTCAGCGGAATTGCTTGCTCAGGTACAAGCTAGCCTGGCAAAACCCGGCGAAGACGCCCATTTGGCAATTATCGATGATTTTCTTAGCTTCCCTCATTGGCACTATCACTGGGATACTCAGCCAAGCTTAATCGTGTTAGATACACGAACCCACCGTTGGCGCTCTGAGCGTAATCTAGCCTCGCCGTCGGGGCTGATGGATTGGGAATCTTTAACCAATTTACAACAGCAGTTGCTTGGTCAAGAGGCGGTAATAATGGTGTCACCCGCGCCGGTTTTTGGGGTGAAGTTGATAGAAGTGATTCAACGGATATTTACCTGGTTTGGCAAACCCTTGTTGGTGGATGCTGAAAATTGGATGGCTCACCCAGGCTCAGCCAATGCTTTATTAAATTTGTTTCGACACCCTAAAACCCCTAATCATTTTGTTATTTTGTCAGGGGATGTGCATTACTCTTTTGCTTACCGAGTCGAATTTAGAGGGCGTCATCGTGGACCCGATATATGGCAAATAACCAGCAGCGGTATTAAAAATGAATTCCCAGCAAAGCTGTTGGATGTGTTTGATCGGCTCAATCGTTATTTGTATTCGCCTAGATCGCCGTTAAATTGGTTTACTAAGCGTAGACGGATGAAAATCATACCTCACCGTCCGCAAGGCGCAGCCCGTGGAGAGCGTTTATTAAATGCCGCTGGTATTGGTTTGTTAAGGCTAAACGCCGACGGCTCACCCAGTGAGGTATTACAATTAGTTGAAGAGGGGAAGGTGATTGCCTTTGAGTTAGAAGAGCAAGCTGCGCGCTGGGAATAG
- a CDS encoding c-type cytochrome: protein MNKLILAMAMLLPFVVSTANAAPAKAPLCAACHGAEGKAMIPGYPHLAGQNEQYLISSLKAYKDKQRNGGQAAIMQAQAAALSDAEIAELAAYFSKM from the coding sequence ATGAACAAATTGATACTTGCTATGGCAATGTTACTTCCGTTTGTTGTATCAACCGCTAATGCGGCTCCAGCCAAAGCGCCTTTGTGCGCAGCTTGTCACGGTGCTGAAGGTAAAGCGATGATACCGGGTTATCCCCACCTAGCTGGTCAGAATGAGCAATATTTGATTTCTTCTTTGAAAGCTTATAAAGACAAGCAGCGCAATGGCGGCCAAGCGGCAATAATGCAAGCCCAAGCTGCGGCACTCAGTGATGCTGAAATCGCAGAGCTTGCGGCTTACTTCTCAAAAATGTAA
- the priB gene encoding primosomal replication protein N, translating to MSENRLVLQGRVLRAPKRSTSPAGVAHCQFWLEHRSQQQEAGFSRQAYCQMAVVASGDILKQDSSHISMGCEVKVSGFLSSHKAANGTYRLVLHASEIDLLSRG from the coding sequence ATGTCTGAAAATAGGTTGGTTTTGCAGGGGCGGGTATTACGCGCACCTAAACGCTCTACCAGTCCAGCCGGTGTTGCTCACTGCCAGTTTTGGTTAGAGCATCGTTCGCAGCAGCAAGAAGCTGGATTTTCGCGCCAAGCCTATTGTCAAATGGCAGTAGTTGCAAGTGGCGATATTTTGAAGCAAGATTCATCGCATATAAGTATGGGGTGTGAGGTAAAAGTAAGTGGCTTTTTAAGTAGCCACAAAGCGGCCAACGGTACATACCGATTGGTACTTCATGCTTCTGAAATTGATTTGTTATCACGAGGATAA
- a CDS encoding ABC transporter substrate-binding protein, with protein sequence MRLIMVLVITLFSLSSLAKSSWSEIAAQAKGQTVYFNAWAGADNINAYIRWVAEQVKQQYDIELSHVKITDTANVVSRVLAEKVSGRSQGGSVDLVWVNGENFRSLKQAGLLFGPFSQQLPNLALTDQTNPALLYDFTLPVEGFESPWGGAQLTFYYDSERLKQAPKSMADLVTYLKINPGLFTYPAPPSFYGSTFIKQALLETIADPAQLYQPVNKQTFDDVTEDLWALLDELHPLMWRRGQSFPSGSGQIQQLVNDGELSIGFSFNPNDPAAGIEQGLLPNSIRSYVHDSGTIGNTHFVAIPFNSDASAAAMVVANFLLSPEAQARKADLDYWGDPSVLDLSKLSEQQQQFFAKQQSSLASLSAEDRAKVLAEPHASWVGLLEAEWLRRYSR encoded by the coding sequence GTGCGTTTAATCATGGTACTGGTGATAACTTTATTCAGCCTATCATCGCTAGCTAAGAGTAGTTGGTCAGAAATAGCAGCACAGGCTAAGGGACAAACCGTTTATTTCAATGCTTGGGCTGGCGCTGATAATATTAATGCTTATATTCGTTGGGTTGCCGAACAGGTAAAGCAGCAATACGATATTGAATTAAGCCATGTGAAAATTACTGATACCGCTAATGTAGTTAGTCGAGTTTTAGCCGAAAAAGTGAGCGGAAGAAGCCAAGGTGGCAGTGTTGACTTGGTATGGGTCAACGGCGAAAACTTTCGTAGCTTAAAACAAGCAGGCTTATTATTCGGGCCATTTAGCCAACAGTTGCCGAATTTGGCATTGACCGACCAAACTAATCCCGCACTTCTCTATGACTTCACTCTTCCTGTGGAAGGTTTCGAATCGCCCTGGGGCGGAGCGCAACTCACCTTTTATTATGACAGTGAGCGCCTGAAGCAAGCGCCTAAGTCGATGGCTGATTTAGTTACTTATTTGAAGATTAACCCCGGGCTGTTCACTTACCCTGCGCCTCCTAGCTTTTACGGTTCAACCTTTATTAAACAGGCATTGTTGGAGACCATCGCTGATCCTGCTCAGTTATATCAGCCGGTAAATAAACAAACCTTTGATGATGTGACCGAAGACTTGTGGGCCTTATTGGACGAGCTGCATCCTTTGATGTGGCGTCGCGGTCAAAGCTTTCCAAGCGGCAGCGGACAAATACAACAACTGGTCAATGATGGTGAATTGAGTATTGGTTTTAGCTTCAACCCTAACGATCCTGCTGCGGGTATAGAACAAGGTTTATTACCTAACTCTATACGCAGTTATGTTCATGACAGTGGCACCATCGGTAATACTCACTTTGTTGCTATTCCTTTCAATAGTGACGCTAGCGCGGCGGCGATGGTTGTGGCGAACTTCTTGCTGTCTCCTGAAGCACAAGCTCGCAAAGCCGATTTAGATTATTGGGGTGACCCCAGCGTACTAGATCTCAGTAAGCTATCGGAACAACAGCAACAGTTTTTTGCTAAACAGCAGAGCAGCTTAGCAAGCTTAAGCGCCGAAGATAGAGCTAAAGTATTGGCTGAGCCCCACGCTAGTTGGGTGGGCTTATTGGAAGCCGAATGGTTGCGCCGCTATAGTCGATGA
- a CDS encoding ABC transporter permease codes for MVVFPLITSGLLLLPLIFGFIDTLLPAFGYFPLAGHRSFSFSAWQNLFAQPALWSGIALSLFSGWAATLLSLFSAFWIAMHCYHSAWWRLLEKSLAPFLAIPHAAMAIALLFLLAPSGWIMRWLSPWLTGFAYPPMWTTTQDSWGISLILALWIKELPFLLLVVMGACSQLPVKSSLAIGQSFAYSAAQVWRSVLIPQLLKRIRLPLFAVLVFSLTVVDVAQIIGPSHPATLGLLVWQWFSDSNIEMRLTGAAGALLLLVVVLFSLAGALLLEQLYLRLNLRRTMQGIRLKASSATPARVFLLITVLILALSVLLIAIWSFAWRWRFPEGLPSQWSLHYWQQAETYLYQPLSSSLSIAMLSAGLSLILVVGCLEFQHQRRQHSGWWSLVMYLPLLLPQVVFLFGMQVQLFKFHLDGLFISVVWAHLVFVLPYVYLSLVDNYQSYDQRYVQAAVSLSQSYWRSFWRVKIPMLTKPLLLAFAIGFAVSIAQYLPTLFVGGGRISTLTTEAVALASGGDRRVTAVMVIWQILLPLTVYSFAIIWPKWRYRHHRGM; via the coding sequence ATGGTAGTATTTCCACTGATAACCAGTGGATTGCTGCTGTTACCGTTAATTTTCGGCTTTATCGATACATTGTTACCGGCTTTTGGCTATTTTCCGTTAGCGGGACACCGCAGCTTTAGTTTCTCTGCATGGCAGAATTTGTTTGCCCAGCCTGCATTGTGGTCTGGCATTGCCTTAAGCTTGTTTAGTGGTTGGGCTGCAACCTTACTTTCCTTATTTAGCGCCTTTTGGATAGCAATGCACTGTTATCACAGCGCTTGGTGGCGGCTATTAGAAAAAAGCCTAGCGCCATTCTTAGCCATTCCTCATGCGGCAATGGCGATTGCCTTATTGTTTTTATTGGCGCCTAGCGGCTGGATTATGCGCTGGTTATCACCTTGGTTGACCGGCTTTGCTTATCCGCCAATGTGGACCACCACACAAGACAGTTGGGGGATTAGCCTTATTCTAGCGTTGTGGATAAAAGAGCTGCCATTTTTACTGCTGGTAGTGATGGGAGCCTGCTCACAGCTGCCAGTTAAATCGAGCTTAGCGATTGGTCAAAGTTTTGCCTACTCAGCAGCGCAAGTGTGGCGCAGCGTGCTGATCCCACAGTTGCTTAAAAGGATACGCTTGCCACTATTTGCAGTGTTAGTCTTCTCACTCACCGTGGTTGATGTGGCGCAAATTATCGGCCCCAGTCATCCGGCCACATTGGGTTTACTCGTGTGGCAGTGGTTTAGTGATAGCAATATAGAGATGCGTTTAACGGGCGCCGCTGGTGCTTTATTGTTGTTGGTGGTGGTGTTATTCAGTTTGGCTGGCGCTCTGCTATTGGAACAACTCTATCTTAGGTTGAATTTGCGACGGACTATGCAAGGCATTCGCCTTAAAGCATCGAGCGCGACACCTGCGCGGGTCTTCTTACTGATTACCGTGTTGATACTTGCCTTAAGTGTGCTGCTTATTGCTATTTGGTCTTTTGCGTGGCGCTGGCGCTTCCCTGAGGGGCTGCCGTCACAATGGAGCCTACATTATTGGCAGCAAGCAGAAACCTATCTCTACCAGCCTTTAAGCAGTAGTTTGTCTATCGCAATGTTATCTGCGGGGCTTAGCTTAATCTTGGTTGTAGGGTGTTTAGAATTTCAACACCAACGCCGACAACATTCAGGCTGGTGGTCGCTGGTGATGTACTTACCGTTATTGTTGCCACAAGTAGTGTTTTTGTTTGGTATGCAGGTGCAGCTATTTAAGTTCCACCTCGATGGTCTGTTTATTAGCGTGGTATGGGCACATTTGGTGTTTGTTTTACCCTATGTGTATTTATCGTTAGTCGATAATTATCAAAGCTATGATCAACGCTACGTGCAAGCGGCGGTGAGTTTGTCACAAAGCTATTGGCGTAGCTTTTGGCGGGTAAAAATCCCCATGCTAACTAAACCTTTACTGCTGGCTTTTGCGATAGGTTTTGCGGTAAGTATTGCCCAATATTTGCCGACTCTGTTTGTTGGTGGCGGGCGAATTAGCACCTTGACTACTGAAGCAGTGGCATTAGCGTCAGGGGGGGATCGCAGAGTGACTGCGGTCATGGTCATTTGGCAGATATTGTTGCCGCTAACGGTATATAGCTTTGCCATCATCTGGCCCAAATGGCGTTATCGTCATCATCGAGGAATGTAA
- the rpsR gene encoding 30S ribosomal protein S18, producing MARFFRRRKFCRFSAEGVVEIDYKDTTTLKNYITESGKIVPSRITGTSAKYQRQLARAIKRARYLALLPYTDLHK from the coding sequence ATGGCACGTTTTTTCCGTCGTCGTAAATTCTGCCGCTTTTCAGCGGAAGGTGTTGTAGAGATCGACTATAAAGATACTACAACATTGAAAAACTACATCACTGAAAGTGGTAAAATTGTACCTAGTCGTATTACTGGTACAAGCGCTAAATACCAACGTCAACTTGCACGCGCTATTAAACGTGCTCGTTACCTGGCTCTATTGCCATACACTGATTTACATAAGTAA
- the rplI gene encoding 50S ribosomal protein L9, translating into MEIILLDKIANLGGLGDQVNVKAGYARNFLIPQGKAVPATKSNVEVFEARRSELEAKLAETLKVSEARAEKLNALEAIVIEAKAGEEGKLFGSIGTRDIADAITAAGVEVVKSEVRLSNGVLRNTGEVEIVIQVHTDVSATVTLQVVAAE; encoded by the coding sequence ATGGAAATTATTTTATTAGATAAAATCGCTAACTTAGGCGGTTTGGGTGATCAAGTTAATGTTAAAGCAGGTTACGCACGTAACTTCTTGATCCCACAAGGTAAAGCTGTACCAGCAACTAAATCTAACGTAGAAGTTTTTGAAGCTCGTCGTTCAGAATTAGAAGCTAAGTTAGCTGAAACTTTGAAAGTATCTGAAGCTCGCGCTGAAAAACTAAACGCTCTAGAAGCGATTGTTATTGAAGCTAAAGCTGGTGAAGAAGGTAAACTATTTGGTTCTATCGGTACTCGCGACATCGCAGACGCTATTACAGCGGCTGGTGTTGAAGTAGTGAAATCAGAAGTTCGTCTTTCTAACGGTGTACTACGTAACACTGGTGAAGTTGAAATTGTTATTCAAGTTCATACAGACGTTAGCGCTACTGTTACTCTACAAGTTGTTGCTGCAGAATAA
- a CDS encoding peroxiredoxin, producing the protein MSVLVGRPAPDFTAAAVLGNGEIVDSFTLSEHIKGKAAVVFFYPLDFTFVCPSELIAFDHRFKDFQEKGVEVIGVSIDSQFSHNAWRNTAIEDGGIGQVQYPLIADVKHEICKAYDVEHPEAGVAFRGSFLIDTAGVVRHQVVNDLPLGRNIDEMLRMVDALNFHEKHGEVCPAQWEEGKEGMDASPEGVAKYLSANAEGL; encoded by the coding sequence ATGAGTGTTTTAGTTGGTCGTCCTGCTCCAGACTTCACTGCCGCAGCTGTTCTAGGTAATGGCGAAATTGTTGATAGCTTTACGTTAAGTGAGCATATCAAGGGCAAAGCCGCAGTAGTGTTCTTTTACCCACTAGATTTTACTTTTGTTTGTCCTTCTGAGTTGATCGCTTTTGACCACCGCTTTAAAGATTTTCAAGAGAAAGGTGTTGAAGTGATTGGCGTTTCTATTGATTCTCAATTTTCTCACAATGCATGGCGTAACACTGCGATTGAAGACGGCGGTATCGGCCAAGTTCAATACCCGCTAATTGCAGACGTTAAACACGAAATCTGTAAAGCCTATGATGTTGAGCATCCTGAAGCGGGTGTTGCATTCCGTGGTTCTTTCTTGATTGATACTGCTGGTGTTGTTCGTCACCAAGTAGTCAACGATTTACCACTAGGCCGTAACATCGATGAAATGTTGCGTATGGTTGACGCATTAAACTTCCATGAGAAGCACGGCGAAGTTTGTCCTGCACAGTGGGAAGAAGGCAAAGAAGGTATGGATGCTAGCCCTGAAGGTGTTGCTAAGTACTTATCTGCAAATGCTGAAGGCCTATAA
- the alr gene encoding alanine racemase yields MNIANAAVSLSALQHNLAALRALAPASKVLVVIKANAYGHGMLQVAKCLQQYADGFAVARTNEALTLRQAGINSKLLVLEGFFDEAEALILASNDISTVIHSEQQLIQLETLRLPNPLDTWIKLDTGMHRLGLLPEQFTALMPRIEACHNIQTKPTFISHFACADEIEHPLNRKQIAEFNDLCEGYDVEASLANSAGILLWPDSHKDWNRPGISIYGISPQIDNTGKDLNLLPVMTLQSNLIAVREHPKGETVGYGATWQAEQDTRLGVVAMGYGDGYPRSAPSGTPVWVNGRLVPIVGRVSMDMLCVDLGAKATDSVGDRVVLWGAELPVETVAKAVGTIAYELVTKLTSRVRLSYIK; encoded by the coding sequence ATGAATATAGCTAATGCTGCCGTGTCACTATCGGCACTCCAGCATAACTTAGCAGCGCTGCGCGCTTTAGCGCCAGCCAGTAAAGTGTTGGTGGTGATCAAGGCTAACGCTTATGGGCATGGCATGTTGCAGGTAGCTAAATGCTTACAACAATATGCTGATGGCTTTGCGGTTGCGCGCACGAATGAAGCTTTAACGCTGCGACAAGCGGGTATAAACAGCAAACTATTAGTCTTGGAAGGATTCTTTGACGAAGCCGAAGCATTGATATTAGCCAGCAATGATATCTCTACGGTTATTCATAGTGAGCAGCAATTAATCCAATTAGAAACACTCAGGCTGCCAAACCCTCTTGATACCTGGATTAAGCTAGATACAGGAATGCATCGTTTAGGTTTGTTACCCGAGCAGTTTACCGCGCTGATGCCTCGCATAGAGGCTTGCCACAACATTCAAACTAAGCCTACTTTTATCAGTCACTTTGCTTGCGCTGATGAGATTGAACATCCACTGAATCGTAAGCAAATCGCTGAGTTCAATGATCTCTGTGAGGGTTATGATGTCGAAGCATCGCTAGCTAATTCTGCTGGCATTTTGTTGTGGCCAGACTCACACAAAGATTGGAATCGACCTGGTATCTCTATTTACGGGATATCGCCGCAGATTGACAATACCGGCAAGGATCTTAACTTACTGCCGGTGATGACTTTGCAATCCAATTTGATTGCTGTTCGTGAGCATCCTAAGGGTGAAACGGTGGGTTATGGCGCCACCTGGCAAGCAGAGCAAGATACTCGCTTGGGCGTGGTGGCAATGGGTTATGGTGATGGCTACCCTCGAAGTGCCCCTAGCGGTACACCGGTTTGGGTTAACGGGCGTTTAGTCCCTATTGTTGGTCGCGTATCGATGGATATGTTATGTGTTGATTTAGGCGCTAAGGCCACTGATTCTGTAGGTGATAGGGTGGTACTATGGGGGGCCGAGTTACCGGTGGAGACGGTAGCAAAAGCAGTAGGAACCATCGCCTACGAATTGGTCACTAAACTTACCTCACGAGTTCGATTAAGTTATATAAAGTAG
- a CDS encoding ATP-binding cassette domain-containing protein, whose amino-acid sequence MLTINNFSLQSAEQRLMADINLSVAPGEVLTIMGPSGCGKSTFLAAIAGTLDATFNCSGNILLAGVNIIDLPQAQRQVGILFQDDLLFPHFNVAQNLQYALAKSQQADAKRIIAQALMDAGMQGYELRDIASLSGGQRARVSVLRSLLAQPKLLLLDEPFSKLDRPLRKQFRQFVKERIEQLNIPAILVTHDRDDSLQGAPVELFSGV is encoded by the coding sequence TTGCTAACAATCAACAATTTTAGCCTGCAGTCAGCTGAACAGCGATTAATGGCTGACATTAACTTAAGCGTGGCGCCAGGAGAAGTGTTAACCATCATGGGGCCCAGTGGCTGTGGCAAATCTACTTTTTTGGCGGCTATTGCAGGCACCCTAGATGCTACATTTAACTGTAGCGGAAACATATTATTGGCAGGGGTGAATATTATTGATTTACCCCAAGCCCAGCGACAAGTGGGGATATTGTTTCAAGATGACTTGCTGTTCCCACATTTTAATGTAGCGCAAAACCTTCAGTATGCTTTAGCCAAGTCACAGCAGGCCGATGCTAAACGGATTATTGCTCAGGCTCTGATGGATGCGGGTATGCAGGGCTATGAATTGCGTGATATAGCGAGTCTCTCTGGTGGTCAAAGAGCCCGAGTTAGCGTATTACGTAGCTTATTGGCCCAGCCAAAACTGCTGTTACTGGATGAGCCATTTAGCAAGTTAGATAGGCCTCTGCGTAAACAATTTAGACAGTTCGTAAAAGAGAGAATTGAGCAACTTAATATTCCCGCTATCTTGGTTACCCACGATCGTGACGATAGCTTACAGGGAGCGCCTGTAGAATTGTTTAGCGGTGTTTGA